In Thauera sedimentorum, a single genomic region encodes these proteins:
- the argB gene encoding acetylglutamate kinase, whose amino-acid sequence MTDSCTPDTSSVTPARKAAILAEALPYIKRFFDKTIVIKYGGNAMTDPHLKDCFARDVVLLKLVGLNPVVVHGGGPQIENLLARVGKKGEFIQGMRVTDAETMEVVEMVLGGQVNKEIVNLINQHGGKAVGLTGKDAGFIRAKKLMMQKKDAPQGDLIDVGQVGEITGIDPSLISFLDQGDFIPVIAPIGVGEQGETYNINADVVAGKLAEILKAEKLMLLTNTPGVLDKAGNLLTGLTPRQIDELVEDGTLSGGMLPKIGSALDAARNGVKSVHIIDGRVEHCLLLEILTDHGVGTMIKSK is encoded by the coding sequence ATGACCGATTCCTGCACCCCCGACACCAGCAGCGTCACCCCCGCGCGCAAGGCCGCGATCCTCGCCGAAGCCCTGCCCTACATCAAGCGCTTCTTCGACAAGACCATCGTCATCAAGTACGGCGGCAACGCGATGACCGACCCGCACCTCAAGGACTGCTTCGCGCGCGACGTTGTCCTGCTCAAGCTGGTCGGCCTCAACCCGGTGGTGGTGCACGGCGGCGGCCCGCAGATCGAGAACCTGCTGGCCCGCGTGGGCAAGAAGGGCGAATTCATCCAGGGCATGCGGGTGACCGACGCCGAGACCATGGAAGTGGTCGAGATGGTGCTCGGCGGCCAGGTGAACAAGGAAATCGTCAATCTCATCAACCAGCACGGCGGCAAGGCGGTGGGCCTGACCGGCAAGGATGCCGGCTTCATCCGCGCCAAGAAGCTGATGATGCAGAAGAAGGATGCCCCCCAGGGCGACCTGATCGACGTCGGCCAGGTGGGCGAGATCACCGGCATCGACCCCAGCCTGATCTCCTTCCTGGACCAGGGCGACTTCATCCCGGTGATCGCGCCGATCGGCGTGGGCGAACAGGGCGAGACCTACAACATCAACGCCGACGTGGTCGCCGGCAAGCTGGCCGAGATCCTCAAGGCCGAGAAGCTGATGCTGCTGACCAACACCCCGGGCGTGCTGGACAAGGCCGGCAACCTGCTCACCGGCCTCACCCCGCGGCAGATCGACGAGCTGGTCGAGGACGGCACCCTGTCCGGCGGCATGCTGCCCAAGATCGGCTCGGCCCTGGACGCCGCCCGCAACGGCGTGAAGTCGGTGCACATCATCGACGGCCGGGTCGAACACTGCCTGCTGCTCGAGATCCTCACCGACCACGGGGTGGGGACAATGATCAAGAGCAAGTAA
- a CDS encoding Hsp20/alpha crystallin family protein encodes MANIISRDPFEDLLRGFFVRPVEFGKLSAEAPQMRVDLKEDDTAYQVHAELPGVNKDDIHVNIDGAVLSISAERKQEKEVKEGEKLLRTERYFGKVSRSFQLGQEVDEARATAKFKDGVLELSLPKKAAAPARRLTIE; translated from the coding sequence ATGGCCAACATCATCAGCCGCGACCCGTTCGAGGATCTGCTGCGCGGCTTCTTCGTCCGCCCGGTCGAGTTCGGCAAGCTGTCCGCCGAGGCGCCGCAGATGCGCGTCGATCTCAAGGAGGACGATACCGCCTACCAGGTCCACGCCGAGCTGCCCGGCGTGAACAAGGACGACATCCACGTCAACATCGATGGTGCGGTGCTGTCCATCAGCGCCGAGCGCAAGCAGGAAAAGGAAGTCAAGGAAGGTGAGAAGCTGCTGCGCACCGAACGTTATTTCGGCAAGGTGTCGCGCAGCTTCCAGCTCGGGCAGGAGGTGGACGAAGCGCGCGCCACCGCCAAGTTCAAGGACGGCGTGCTGGAGCTCAGCCTGCCCAAGAAGGCTGCCGCACCGGCCCGGCGTCTGACCATCGAGTAA
- a CDS encoding cysteine-rich CWC family protein, which produces MTTTGRLPDSGSTNTCPRCGAAFTCGMEAGLPECWCASMPAGFAVPAADAGAGCYCPTCLQELLSQAAANRSAGADEGRRE; this is translated from the coding sequence ATGACGACGACAGGGCGCTTGCCCGATTCGGGTAGCACGAACACCTGCCCGCGCTGCGGCGCGGCCTTCACCTGTGGCATGGAGGCCGGACTGCCCGAGTGCTGGTGCGCGTCAATGCCGGCGGGCTTCGCGGTACCCGCGGCGGACGCCGGGGCCGGGTGCTACTGCCCGACCTGCCTGCAGGAACTGCTCAGTCAGGCTGCGGCGAATCGCAGCGCCGGGGCGGACGAGGGGCGAAGAGAATGA
- a CDS encoding barstar family protein — protein sequence MSPDTLPDLPPLDTPGVHPLPADGIAGLVSAAGAAGIRLHRIDLAARRGKAGLLAALAEGLSFPAWFGHNWDALSDCLADLSWLPETCVAVVLEHAEHLAESDPDDYLTMLEVFAEAAESWAAEGRRLILFAPRPPRRCDSPQPD from the coding sequence ATGAGCCCCGACACCCTGCCGGACCTACCGCCCCTGGACACGCCCGGCGTGCACCCGCTGCCGGCCGACGGTATCGCCGGACTGGTTTCCGCGGCGGGCGCCGCCGGCATCCGCCTGCACCGCATCGACCTGGCCGCCCGCCGCGGCAAGGCCGGCCTGCTGGCAGCGCTTGCCGAAGGCCTGTCCTTTCCAGCCTGGTTCGGTCATAACTGGGACGCGCTTTCCGACTGCCTGGCGGATCTCTCGTGGCTGCCCGAAACCTGCGTGGCGGTCGTTCTCGAGCACGCCGAGCACCTAGCGGAGAGCGACCCGGACGACTACCTCACCATGCTGGAGGTCTTCGCCGAAGCAGCGGAGAGCTGGGCCGCCGAAGGGCGCCGGCTCATTCTCTTCGCCCCTCGTCCGCCCCGGCGCTGCGATTCGCCGCAGCCTGACTGA
- a CDS encoding ribonuclease domain-containing protein, with the protein MRITGSWLLALLFALATALAACAPPAGPGDGLPPEAHATLALIQSGGPFPYRKDGSVFHNRERLLPERPRGYYREYTVPTPGARDRGARRIVTGGQPPEVFYYTADHYRSFRRIEPAR; encoded by the coding sequence ATGCGCATCACCGGTTCCTGGCTGCTCGCCCTGCTGTTCGCGCTGGCCACCGCCCTAGCCGCGTGCGCGCCGCCTGCCGGGCCGGGCGACGGTCTGCCGCCCGAGGCACACGCCACGCTGGCGCTGATCCAGTCCGGCGGCCCTTTCCCGTACCGCAAGGACGGCAGCGTGTTCCACAATCGTGAACGCCTGCTGCCCGAGCGCCCGCGCGGCTACTACCGCGAATACACCGTCCCGACGCCCGGCGCCCGCGATCGCGGTGCGCGGCGCATCGTCACCGGCGGGCAGCCGCCCGAGGTGTTCTACTACACTGCCGATCACTACCGCAGCTTTCGCCGCATCGAACCCGCAAGATGA
- a CDS encoding tetratricopeptide repeat-containing response regulator produces MADFASVSVLVIDANAGMRAQLRTMLGSFGIGTVELAPSAAAAIRKLRETRFDIVLCEFNLGEGQDGQHLLEDLRTNEIIPLATLFVMVTGERNYERVVSTAELAPNDYVLKPLAAHALRQRLQRALDKRDIFMPAYRRIEMGDPLGAVELLKQAETEHPRHATDLLRLQAELHLSIGQVDQAEAAYRQALRDKDLPWARLGLARIKMLRKHYTDAEEVLTGLVAEHDYYIDAYDLLARCREQAGRQSEARDALVAATKRSPHRVGRLRHLGEIALEVGDLERAEQALAEVVRKGKVSDFRDPEDHVRLVQAQLGQGRTEEARATIRDLERSMGGQAKTPICAALARALYHAGTGEPDKARAVLHEAVVTGADSGELSTGLKQELVKACFDNDLEAEGSELVLDILRNAADERTVETTRAALRARGRELLADELEERTRDEVRSLISRGAAKAKAGDFDGAVSEMMSAVRKMPGNPHVLFNAALALLRHVEHRGWNERFASQAGALIARARRYDPASPRLAAISGFMHSLFQKYAIQPRDTARGTRDAA; encoded by the coding sequence ATGGCCGATTTCGCAAGCGTTTCCGTGCTGGTCATCGATGCCAACGCCGGCATGCGCGCGCAGTTGCGCACCATGCTGGGCAGCTTCGGCATCGGCACGGTGGAGCTCGCCCCCAGTGCGGCTGCCGCCATCCGCAAGCTGCGCGAAACGCGCTTCGACATCGTGCTCTGCGAGTTCAACCTGGGCGAGGGCCAGGACGGGCAGCACCTGCTCGAAGACCTGCGCACCAACGAGATCATCCCCCTCGCCACGCTCTTCGTGATGGTCACCGGCGAGCGCAACTACGAGCGCGTGGTGAGCACCGCCGAACTCGCACCCAACGACTACGTGCTCAAGCCGCTGGCCGCCCATGCGCTGCGCCAGCGCCTGCAGCGCGCCCTCGACAAGCGGGACATCTTCATGCCCGCCTACCGTCGCATCGAGATGGGCGATCCGCTCGGGGCGGTGGAACTGCTCAAGCAGGCAGAAACCGAGCATCCGCGCCACGCCACCGACCTGCTGCGCCTGCAGGCCGAACTGCATCTGTCGATCGGCCAGGTCGATCAGGCCGAAGCCGCCTACCGTCAGGCGCTGCGGGACAAGGATCTGCCCTGGGCGCGTCTCGGCCTGGCGCGCATCAAGATGCTGCGCAAGCACTACACGGACGCCGAGGAAGTCCTCACCGGCCTGGTCGCCGAGCACGACTATTACATCGACGCTTACGACCTACTGGCCCGTTGCCGCGAACAGGCCGGCCGCCAGAGCGAGGCGCGCGATGCGCTGGTCGCGGCCACCAAGCGCTCGCCGCATCGCGTCGGCCGCCTGCGCCATCTGGGCGAGATCGCGCTGGAAGTCGGCGATCTCGAGCGTGCCGAGCAGGCTCTGGCCGAAGTGGTGCGCAAGGGCAAGGTGTCGGACTTCCGCGACCCCGAGGATCATGTCCGCCTGGTGCAGGCGCAGCTCGGCCAGGGGCGCACTGAAGAAGCACGCGCCACCATCCGCGACCTCGAGCGCAGCATGGGCGGCCAGGCCAAGACACCGATCTGCGCCGCGCTCGCCCGGGCGCTCTACCACGCCGGCACCGGCGAACCCGACAAGGCCCGCGCCGTGCTGCATGAAGCCGTGGTCACCGGGGCGGACAGCGGCGAGCTGTCGACCGGCTTGAAGCAGGAACTGGTCAAGGCCTGCTTCGACAACGACCTCGAGGCCGAAGGCAGCGAACTGGTGCTCGACATCCTGCGCAACGCGGCCGACGAGCGCACGGTGGAAACCACCCGGGCGGCGCTGCGCGCACGCGGGCGCGAACTGCTTGCCGATGAGCTGGAAGAACGCACCCGCGACGAAGTGCGCAGCCTGATCTCGCGCGGCGCCGCCAAGGCCAAGGCAGGCGACTTCGACGGCGCAGTGAGCGAGATGATGAGCGCGGTGCGCAAGATGCCCGGCAACCCGCACGTGCTGTTCAACGCTGCGCTCGCCCTGCTGCGCCATGTGGAGCACCGCGGCTGGAACGAACGCTTCGCCAGCCAGGCCGGGGCGCTGATCGCCCGCGCCCGCCGCTACGACCCGGCCAGCCCGCGGCTGGCGGCGATCTCGGGCTTCATGCACAGCCTGTTCCAGAAGTACGCCATACAGCCGCGCGACACCGCGCGCGGTACGCGCGACGCCGCCTGA
- the aspS gene encoding aspartate--tRNA ligase, whose product MRTHYCGQVTAADLDQTVTLCGWVHRRRDHGGVIFIDLRDREGLVQVVCDPDRPEMFAIAESVRNEFVLKMSGRVRRRPAGTENANLTSGEIEVLCQDIEVLNAAATPPFQLDDDNLSENVRLTHRVIDLRRPQMQKNLMLRYKVAMAFRRFLDAQGFIDVETPMLTKSTPEGARDYLVPSRVHPGQFFALPQSPQLFKQLLMVAGYDRYYQITKCFRDEDLRADRQPEFTQVDLETSFMDEQQITALVEEMIRFVFRESLAVELPAPFPRMTYAEAMRRYGSDKPDLRVTLELVDVTDAVADVAFKVFSGPATSGGRVAAMRVPGGNSLTRGEIDEFTKFVGIYGAKGLAYIKVNDATKPNEEGLQSPIVKNLHEKALTTILERTGAQSGDLIFFGADKTKVVNDALGALRVKLGHEKGYVTGEAWCPVWVVDFPMFEYDEDDKRWTACHHPFTSPKDGHLELLKSNPGECLAKAYDLALNGWEIGGGSVRIHRADVQAEVFEALNIGPEEQQAKFGFLLDALKYGAPPHGGLAFGLDRIVTLMTGAESIRDVIAFPKTQRAQCLLTDAPSEVDEKQLRELHVRLRQKVETQVEVARG is encoded by the coding sequence CTTCATCGACCTGCGCGACCGTGAAGGCCTGGTGCAGGTGGTCTGCGATCCGGACCGTCCGGAGATGTTCGCCATTGCCGAATCGGTGCGCAACGAGTTCGTGCTGAAGATGAGCGGCCGCGTGCGCCGCCGCCCGGCCGGCACCGAGAACGCCAACCTGACCTCGGGCGAGATCGAGGTGCTGTGCCAGGACATCGAAGTCCTCAACGCCGCAGCCACCCCGCCCTTCCAGCTCGACGACGACAACCTGTCGGAGAACGTACGCCTCACCCACCGCGTCATCGACCTGCGCCGCCCGCAGATGCAGAAGAACCTGATGCTGCGCTACAAGGTGGCGATGGCCTTCCGCCGCTTCCTCGACGCCCAGGGTTTCATCGACGTCGAAACCCCGATGCTGACCAAGAGCACCCCGGAAGGCGCACGCGACTACCTGGTGCCCTCGCGCGTGCATCCGGGCCAGTTCTTCGCCCTGCCGCAGTCGCCGCAGCTCTTCAAGCAGCTGCTGATGGTGGCCGGCTACGACCGCTACTACCAGATCACCAAGTGCTTCCGCGACGAGGACCTGCGCGCCGACCGTCAGCCCGAGTTCACCCAGGTCGACCTGGAAACCTCCTTCATGGACGAGCAGCAGATCACCGCGCTGGTCGAAGAGATGATCCGCTTCGTGTTCCGCGAGTCGCTCGCGGTCGAACTGCCCGCCCCCTTCCCGCGCATGACCTATGCCGAGGCGATGCGCCGCTACGGCTCCGACAAGCCCGACCTGCGCGTCACCCTGGAACTGGTCGACGTCACCGATGCGGTGGCCGACGTGGCCTTCAAGGTGTTCTCCGGCCCGGCCACCAGCGGCGGGCGCGTGGCGGCGATGCGCGTGCCCGGCGGCAACAGCCTGACCCGCGGCGAGATCGACGAATTCACCAAGTTCGTCGGCATCTACGGCGCCAAGGGCCTGGCCTACATCAAGGTCAATGACGCAACCAAGCCCAACGAGGAAGGCCTGCAGTCGCCGATCGTCAAGAACCTGCACGAGAAGGCGCTCACCACCATCCTGGAGCGTACCGGCGCGCAGTCCGGCGACCTGATCTTCTTCGGCGCCGACAAGACCAAGGTGGTCAACGACGCGCTGGGCGCGCTGCGCGTCAAGCTCGGCCACGAGAAGGGCTATGTCACCGGCGAGGCCTGGTGCCCGGTGTGGGTGGTGGACTTCCCGATGTTCGAGTACGACGAGGACGACAAGCGCTGGACCGCCTGCCACCACCCCTTCACCAGCCCGAAGGACGGCCACCTGGAACTGCTCAAGAGCAATCCGGGCGAGTGCCTGGCCAAGGCCTACGACCTCGCGCTCAACGGCTGGGAAATCGGCGGCGGCTCGGTGCGTATCCACCGCGCCGACGTTCAGGCCGAGGTCTTCGAGGCGCTCAACATCGGCCCCGAGGAGCAGCAGGCCAAGTTCGGCTTCCTGCTCGACGCGCTCAAGTACGGCGCGCCGCCGCACGGCGGCCTGGCCTTCGGCCTGGACCGCATCGTCACGCTGATGACCGGCGCAGAATCGATCCGCGACGTGATCGCCTTCCCCAAGACTCAGCGCGCCCAGTGCCTGCTCACCGACGCCCCCTCCGAGGTCGACGAGAAGCAGCTGCGCGAGCTGCACGTGCGCCTGCGTCAGAAGGTGGAGACCCAGGTCGAGGTCGCCCGCGGCTGA